The Devosia sp. SD17-2 genome includes a region encoding these proteins:
- a CDS encoding FdhF/YdeP family oxidoreductase, translating to MADTSTIVGGGPKKVLYTLSTITRMGVGKSAKALTSKNACKACAYGMGGQRGGMTNELDEFPSVCNKSVQAQSTDIQPPIPHEIFEHTIADLSELSGKEMEHLGRLGVPLFRRAGSERFEPIGWEEALDHAAGRLAETDPQRSFFYSSGRSSNEAGFLFQLLARACGTNNVNNCSYYCHQATSEGLATTIGKGTSTVELEDLTGTDLIFVIGANPSSNHPRFIHMLKNCRERGGQVIVINPAKEPGLVKFAVPKSPMSMLKGGSEIASDYLQPRIGSDIALFKGLAKAVLEQGSEDRNFIAAHGADFSAFREDLDGLGWDEITAACGLSRDEISRVAAAYGRAQNAVFAWGMGMTHHVHGVANVEAIANLALLRGMIGKPYAGLLPLRGHSNVQGIGTIGVKPVLARDVLAKMEAAFGIKFPEEKGLDTMACLKRAEAGEVDAAVIMGGNLWAATPDTAFSTRAMGAIGFKLFLTTTLNQGHVHGLGDGEVMILPVTARDEEWEPTTQESMFNFVRLSDGGICRIDTVRPESWILGQLGKRVLANSPIDFEAFAEHAKIRDAIAAIVPGMEELADIDVAKREFHIRNRVMHVPEFGTVDGRAHFVVTDIPKVEPGKLMLASVRSEGQFNSIIYEETDSYRGKAGRYSIFLNGEDMAERGLVEGQKVRVNSDVGRMEGVATLFDLPRGSVLAYYPEANVLVGTAVDPRSKTPAFKSVPVTVTA from the coding sequence GTGGCCGATACCAGCACAATTGTCGGGGGAGGCCCCAAGAAGGTGCTCTATACCCTGTCCACCATCACGCGGATGGGGGTGGGCAAGTCCGCCAAGGCCTTAACCTCGAAGAACGCCTGCAAGGCCTGTGCCTATGGCATGGGCGGCCAGCGCGGTGGCATGACCAATGAGCTCGATGAGTTTCCCTCGGTCTGCAACAAAAGCGTGCAGGCGCAATCGACCGATATCCAGCCGCCGATCCCGCATGAGATCTTCGAGCATACGATCGCCGACCTCAGTGAGCTGAGCGGCAAGGAAATGGAGCATCTGGGCCGCCTCGGGGTGCCGCTGTTCCGGCGCGCTGGCTCGGAGCGGTTCGAGCCCATCGGCTGGGAGGAAGCGCTAGACCATGCCGCAGGGCGGCTGGCCGAAACCGACCCCCAGCGGAGTTTCTTTTACTCCTCGGGTCGCTCGTCCAACGAGGCCGGATTTCTGTTCCAGCTGCTGGCGCGCGCCTGTGGCACCAATAACGTCAACAACTGCTCCTATTATTGCCATCAGGCGACGAGTGAAGGGCTGGCCACCACGATCGGCAAAGGCACGTCGACGGTCGAGCTCGAGGATCTGACGGGCACCGACCTGATCTTTGTGATCGGCGCCAATCCTTCGTCAAACCACCCGCGCTTCATTCATATGCTCAAGAACTGCCGCGAGCGGGGCGGGCAGGTGATTGTCATCAATCCTGCCAAGGAGCCGGGACTGGTGAAATTCGCCGTCCCGAAATCGCCGATGTCCATGCTCAAGGGCGGCAGTGAGATCGCCTCGGACTATCTGCAGCCGCGGATCGGTTCTGACATCGCCTTGTTCAAGGGGCTGGCCAAGGCAGTGCTCGAGCAGGGCAGCGAAGACCGGAACTTCATCGCCGCCCATGGCGCGGACTTCTCGGCGTTTCGGGAGGACCTCGATGGGCTTGGCTGGGACGAGATTACCGCGGCCTGCGGGCTTTCGCGCGACGAGATCAGCCGGGTCGCGGCTGCCTATGGACGGGCGCAGAACGCAGTTTTCGCCTGGGGCATGGGCATGACGCACCATGTCCATGGTGTCGCCAATGTGGAAGCCATCGCCAATCTGGCGCTGCTGCGCGGCATGATCGGGAAGCCTTATGCAGGGCTCTTGCCGCTGCGCGGGCACTCAAATGTGCAGGGGATCGGCACCATTGGCGTCAAGCCCGTGCTGGCGAGAGACGTGCTGGCCAAGATGGAAGCGGCGTTCGGGATAAAATTCCCCGAGGAGAAGGGGCTCGATACCATGGCCTGCCTCAAGCGGGCCGAGGCCGGGGAGGTCGATGCGGCCGTGATCATGGGCGGCAATCTCTGGGCGGCGACGCCGGACACGGCGTTTTCAACCCGGGCCATGGGGGCGATCGGGTTCAAGCTCTTTCTCACCACGACACTCAACCAGGGCCATGTGCATGGATTGGGCGATGGCGAGGTGATGATCCTGCCGGTGACGGCACGCGACGAGGAATGGGAGCCGACCACCCAGGAATCGATGTTCAACTTCGTACGCCTCTCGGATGGCGGCATTTGCCGGATCGACACCGTGCGACCGGAAAGCTGGATCCTGGGGCAGCTGGGAAAACGGGTGCTGGCGAATTCGCCCATCGATTTCGAGGCATTTGCCGAACACGCGAAAATCCGCGATGCGATCGCAGCGATCGTACCGGGAATGGAGGAGCTGGCCGATATCGACGTGGCCAAACGCGAATTCCATATCCGCAACCGCGTCATGCATGTGCCCGAGTTCGGAACGGTGGATGGACGGGCCCATTTCGTGGTCACGGATATTCCCAAGGTCGAGCCGGGCAAATTGATGCTGGCCTCGGTGCGCAGCGAGGGGCAGTTCAACTCGATCATCTATGAGGAAACGGACAGCTATCGCGGCAAAGCGGGACGCTATTCGATCTTCCTCAATGGCGAGGACATGGCCGAACGCGGGCTGGTCGAGGGACAGAAGGTTCGGGTGAACTCAGACGTCGGCAGGATGGAAGGGGTGGCGACGCTCTTTGACCTGCCGCGCGGCTCGGTGCTGGCCTATTATCCGGAAGCCAATGTGCTCGTCGGCACCGCGGTAGATCCCCGCAGCAAGACACCAGCCTTTAAATCGGTGCCGGTTACCGTGACAGCTTGA
- a CDS encoding ATP-binding protein, protein MMARQRIIPIRRDYNRWVANQTLEDYALRFTAKSARRFSNDRISQTAIGAISFLALEAIGGAITLSYGTTNALIAIVIASIAILLVGVPIARYATRHGVDVDLLTRGASFGYIGSTITSLIYASFTFILFAIEASIMASALQLAFGLPLWIGYIVSALAVLPLVTHGIAMISRFQIVTQPIWIVLNILPFIFIAFMDWEKFDLWRAFGGLGQQEGAAGSFAPFEVAKFGAASAVILALMTQIGEQVDFLRFLPAEGAPKWRQKIGIFLAGAGWVIVGAPKLIAGSFLAVLALSVGVAPEQAAEPGYMYAVAFGYMIPNEFMALMLMAVFVVVSQLKINVMNAYAGSLAWSNFFSRLTHSHPGRVVWLLFNVAIALLLMELGIYRLLEETLGIFSIVAMAWLCSISADLFVNKPLGLAPPGIEFKRAHLYDINPVGVGSMLLSAVIALAAHFGAFGEMAAALAPYIALVVCFVASPAIAWATKGRYYLARKPRKSWAAKPSVTCSICEHPFEPEDMAWCPAYAAPICSLCCSLDARCHDMCKPHAHFRAQTHAVAATILPASAIEKLQTRLGRYGVSMGIAMGILAAILGLIYYFAIGAAPATAEVVGGTLLVVFFVFAVAAGIMTWFLVLAHDSRLVAEEESSRQNTLLLKEIDAHGRTDAELQRAMEKAEAANQAKSRYVVGLSHELRTPLNAVMGYAQILERDEGVPENRRGSVQVIRRSAEHLSGLIDGLLDISRIETGRLHVYSNEINIHDFLDQIVDMFRLQARAKGLEFRHERAKSLPLYVRTDEKRLRQILVNLLSNAIKFTSAGHVRFEVGYRLQVASFVVEDSGSGIPAAELPHVFEPFVRGEAEHNRFTPGLGLGLTITKLLTETLGGEISVSSTAGVGTRFQARLMLSKVERPAAHLSAAREIVGYKGAHRTILVVDDNLDHRELLRQMLTPLGFTVLTAEDGAACLAVLDIVRPDLYFLDIRMPGMSGWELAAALRSRAVGAPIIMLSANVGDGAGPASLDAGHSDSLAKPFDLNQLLDKIGRHLKLEWRFAGERAAGAAADAVLRNPGAEHLQELASLGQIGHIRGIEAKLAELAADPANGALVAALRKPLEAYDFEGYAEVLEAIGHEPA, encoded by the coding sequence ATAATGGCGCGACAGCGGATCATTCCTATTCGGCGTGACTATAATCGCTGGGTCGCAAACCAGACTCTCGAGGACTATGCGCTGCGCTTTACCGCCAAATCGGCGCGGCGCTTTTCCAATGATCGCATCTCGCAAACGGCCATCGGGGCGATCTCGTTTCTGGCGCTGGAAGCCATCGGCGGGGCCATCACGCTCTCCTATGGGACGACCAATGCGCTGATCGCGATCGTCATTGCTTCGATTGCCATCTTGCTCGTGGGCGTGCCGATTGCGCGCTATGCGACGCGGCATGGGGTGGATGTGGACCTGCTGACGCGCGGGGCGAGCTTTGGCTATATCGGCTCGACCATCACCTCGCTGATCTACGCCAGTTTCACCTTCATCCTCTTTGCCATCGAAGCCTCGATCATGGCGAGCGCGCTGCAGCTGGCCTTCGGGTTGCCGCTGTGGATCGGCTATATTGTCTCGGCGCTGGCGGTGCTCCCGCTGGTGACGCACGGCATTGCCATGATCAGCCGGTTCCAGATCGTGACCCAGCCGATCTGGATCGTGCTCAACATCCTGCCCTTCATCTTCATCGCCTTCATGGACTGGGAAAAGTTCGACCTGTGGCGGGCCTTCGGCGGGCTGGGGCAGCAAGAGGGCGCGGCCGGCAGTTTTGCCCCGTTCGAGGTGGCCAAATTCGGCGCGGCGTCGGCGGTGATCCTGGCGCTGATGACCCAGATCGGCGAGCAGGTGGACTTTCTGCGGTTTCTGCCCGCCGAGGGCGCGCCGAAATGGCGGCAGAAGATCGGCATTTTCCTCGCCGGCGCAGGCTGGGTGATCGTCGGTGCACCAAAACTGATCGCCGGGTCGTTCCTTGCCGTGCTGGCATTGTCGGTGGGCGTGGCGCCGGAGCAAGCCGCCGAGCCGGGCTATATGTATGCGGTGGCCTTTGGCTACATGATCCCGAACGAGTTCATGGCGCTGATGCTGATGGCGGTCTTCGTCGTGGTGAGCCAGCTCAAGATCAATGTGATGAACGCCTATGCGGGGTCACTGGCCTGGTCGAACTTCTTCTCGCGGCTGACCCATAGCCATCCGGGCCGGGTCGTGTGGCTCTTGTTCAACGTGGCCATTGCGCTCCTGCTGATGGAGCTTGGGATCTACCGGCTGCTGGAAGAGACGCTGGGGATCTTCTCGATCGTCGCCATGGCCTGGCTTTGCTCGATCTCGGCCGATCTCTTCGTCAACAAGCCGCTGGGCTTGGCGCCGCCGGGGATCGAATTCAAGCGCGCTCATCTCTACGACATCAATCCGGTCGGGGTCGGCTCGATGCTGCTATCGGCGGTGATCGCGCTGGCGGCGCATTTCGGCGCTTTCGGAGAAATGGCGGCGGCGCTGGCGCCTTATATCGCGCTGGTGGTGTGCTTCGTGGCCTCGCCGGCAATCGCCTGGGCGACCAAGGGGAGGTATTATCTGGCGCGAAAGCCGCGGAAGAGCTGGGCGGCCAAGCCTTCGGTTACCTGCTCGATCTGCGAGCATCCGTTCGAGCCCGAGGACATGGCCTGGTGCCCGGCCTATGCGGCGCCGATCTGCTCGCTCTGCTGTTCGCTCGACGCGCGCTGCCACGATATGTGCAAGCCCCACGCGCATTTTCGGGCGCAGACCCATGCGGTAGCGGCGACGATCCTGCCGGCATCGGCGATTGAAAAACTGCAGACGCGGCTGGGGCGCTATGGCGTGTCCATGGGGATCGCCATGGGTATTCTCGCTGCGATCCTGGGGCTGATCTATTATTTTGCCATCGGGGCGGCGCCGGCGACGGCAGAAGTGGTGGGCGGGACGCTGCTGGTGGTGTTCTTCGTCTTCGCGGTGGCGGCGGGGATCATGACCTGGTTCCTGGTGCTGGCGCATGACAGCCGGCTGGTGGCGGAGGAGGAGAGCTCGCGCCAGAACACGCTGCTGCTCAAGGAAATCGACGCGCATGGGCGCACCGATGCAGAGCTGCAGCGGGCCATGGAAAAGGCAGAGGCGGCCAATCAGGCCAAGTCGCGCTATGTGGTGGGGCTCAGCCATGAATTGCGCACGCCGCTCAATGCGGTGATGGGCTATGCGCAGATCCTCGAACGCGACGAGGGCGTGCCGGAGAACCGGCGCGGCTCGGTGCAGGTGATCCGACGCAGTGCAGAGCATTTGTCGGGCCTGATCGACGGGCTGCTCGATATCTCGCGGATCGAGACGGGGCGGCTGCACGTCTATTCCAACGAGATCAACATCCACGACTTCCTCGACCAGATCGTCGACATGTTCCGGCTGCAGGCGCGGGCCAAGGGGCTGGAGTTTCGGCATGAGCGGGCAAAGTCGCTACCGCTCTATGTGAGGACGGATGAAAAGCGCCTGCGGCAGATCCTCGTTAACCTCTTGTCAAACGCGATAAAATTCACCAGCGCCGGACATGTCCGGTTTGAAGTTGGTTACCGGTTGCAGGTGGCGAGCTTTGTGGTCGAGGACAGTGGCAGCGGCATTCCCGCGGCGGAGCTGCCGCATGTTTTCGAGCCCTTTGTGCGCGGGGAGGCGGAGCATAACCGCTTCACGCCGGGTCTCGGGCTGGGGCTGACCATCACCAAGCTGCTCACCGAAACGCTGGGCGGGGAGATCAGCGTGTCGAGCACGGCCGGGGTGGGGACGCGGTTTCAGGCGCGGCTGATGCTGTCCAAGGTGGAGCGGCCCGCGGCGCATCTCTCGGCGGCGCGGGAGATTGTCGGCTACAAGGGCGCGCATCGCACAATTCTGGTGGTGGACGATAATCTCGATCATCGCGAACTCTTGCGGCAGATGCTGACGCCGCTGGGCTTTACCGTGCTGACAGCCGAGGATGGAGCGGCGTGTCTTGCGGTGCTCGATATCGTGCGGCCGGACCTCTATTTCCTCGATATCCGCATGCCGGGGATGAGCGGCTGGGAGCTGGCAGCGGCGTTGCGAAGCCGGGCGGTGGGCGCGCCTATTATCATGCTCTCGGCCAATGTGGGCGACGGGGCGGGCCCCGCGAGCCTTGATGCCGGGCATAGCGACAGCCTCGCCAAGCCGTTTGATCTCAACCAATTGCTGGACAAGATCGGGCGGCATCTCAAGCTCGAGTGGCGGTTTGCCGGGGAGAGGGCAGCGGGGGCTGCGGCGGACGCAGTCCTGCGCAATCCGGGGGCTGAGCATCTGCAGGAGCTGGCGAGCCTGGGGCAGATCGGCCATATCCGCGGCATCGAGGCGAAGCTGGCCGAGCTCGCGGCAGATCCGGCCAATGGGGCGCTGGTGGCGGCACTGCGAAAGCCGCTCGAGGCCTATGATTTTGAGGGGTATGCGGAAGTGCTGGAGGCAATTGGCCATGAGCCGGCTTGA
- a CDS encoding DNA-binding response regulator: protein MSRLERDQDIVLLVDDSPESLGFVTAALETAGVTVLVARSGEAALGIAQRVTPDVVLMDAVMPGLDGFETCRQLKAMATLTHVPVIFMTGLTETEHIIHALESGGVDYLSKPINVDELRARIRVHLANARRAQSARIALDAAGRHLVAFDEAGGVMWSTPQANRLLERSGMDGAGQAEMAQRFALWLKGNPGHGGGFELSLPEAPLLQFSFLGIVGGAEYLFRLAGAQAAGQEDALRQRFGLTNRESEVLLWIARGKSNKDIGDILGLSPRTVNKHLEQVYTKLGVENRASAAIKALQVLPT, encoded by the coding sequence ATGAGCCGGCTTGAGAGGGATCAGGACATCGTCCTTCTGGTCGATGACAGCCCGGAATCGCTGGGTTTTGTCACGGCGGCGCTGGAGACGGCGGGGGTAACGGTGCTGGTGGCGCGCAGTGGGGAGGCGGCGCTAGGCATTGCGCAGCGGGTGACGCCCGATGTGGTGCTGATGGACGCGGTGATGCCGGGGCTCGACGGGTTCGAAACCTGCCGCCAGCTCAAGGCCATGGCGACCCTGACCCATGTGCCGGTGATCTTCATGACCGGGCTGACCGAGACCGAGCATATCATCCATGCGCTCGAAAGCGGGGGCGTGGATTATCTCAGTAAGCCCATCAATGTCGATGAACTGCGGGCGCGGATCCGGGTGCATCTGGCCAATGCACGGCGGGCGCAGAGCGCGCGGATTGCGCTGGATGCAGCCGGACGGCATCTGGTGGCGTTCGATGAAGCCGGGGGCGTGATGTGGTCGACGCCGCAGGCCAATCGGCTGCTCGAGCGCTCGGGCATGGATGGGGCGGGGCAGGCGGAGATGGCGCAAAGGTTTGCGCTTTGGCTCAAGGGGAATCCCGGCCATGGCGGCGGGTTCGAGCTGTCGCTGCCCGAGGCGCCGCTGTTGCAGTTTTCATTCCTCGGGATTGTGGGGGGCGCGGAATATCTCTTCCGGCTGGCGGGAGCGCAGGCGGCGGGGCAGGAGGACGCGCTGCGGCAGCGTTTTGGGCTGACCAATCGCGAGAGCGAAGTGTTGCTGTGGATCGCGCGGGGCAAGTCGAACAAGGATATCGGCGATATTCTGGGGCTCAGCCCGCGCACGGTGAACAAGCATCTCGAGCAGGTCTACACCAAGCTGGGGGTCGAGAACCGGGCCTCGGCGGCGATCAAGGCGCTGCAGGTGCTGCCGACATAG
- a CDS encoding superoxide dismutase family protein codes for MRTFLRISLASLLLATPTLAQEAMGTFINQDGAEAGTVTLTQGEGSVTLSGSASGLSEGEHGIHFHTTGNCDSATKFESAGDHFNPTDHQHGLENDAGPHAGDLPNITAGADGLSEFEVTSASISLTEGDEGYVFDEDGTALIIHASADDQVTDPSGNSGDRVLCAMVEAAPAP; via the coding sequence ATGCGCACTTTCCTCAGAATCTCGCTGGCCAGCCTGCTGCTTGCGACCCCAACCCTTGCCCAGGAAGCCATGGGCACCTTCATCAATCAGGATGGCGCGGAGGCGGGCACTGTCACCCTCACGCAGGGCGAAGGATCGGTCACCCTCTCCGGCTCCGCCTCTGGCCTCAGTGAAGGTGAACACGGCATCCACTTCCACACGACCGGAAATTGCGATTCCGCGACCAAGTTTGAAAGCGCCGGCGACCACTTCAATCCGACTGACCACCAGCACGGCCTCGAAAATGACGCCGGCCCCCACGCCGGCGACCTGCCCAATATCACCGCCGGCGCCGATGGCCTCTCTGAGTTCGAGGTGACGTCCGCGTCGATCTCCCTGACCGAGGGGGACGAGGGTTATGTCTTTGACGAAGACGGCACCGCGCTCATTATCCATGCCAGTGCCGACGATCAGGTGACCGACCCATCAGGCAATTCCGGTGACCGCGTCCTCTGCGCCATGGTCGAGGCCGCCCCTGCCCCCTGA